A stretch of the Thiocystis violascens DSM 198 genome encodes the following:
- the lptC gene encoding LPS export ABC transporter periplasmic protein LptC translates to MSPNASRFSRPSWSRRQLLLGACFVVSGLIAWWQLQSPPDTAPVLDARPRLPDYVVLNFAAVDTDEVGRPSRRLLADELRHFVREDRSELDRPHLELFQSAGPPWKARAQEGLVLTGGDQVRLIGDVQLDREGDGQTRPVHLETERIDVWRKQALAETDLPVRILSDGDSLTANGMRLWYTEPTRTTFHGRARIRFAPESAPDDELTRETPP, encoded by the coding sequence ATGAGCCCGAACGCCTCGCGGTTTTCGCGGCCGTCCTGGTCGCGCCGGCAACTCTTGCTGGGCGCCTGCTTCGTCGTCTCGGGCCTGATCGCCTGGTGGCAGCTTCAGTCGCCTCCCGATACCGCACCGGTGCTGGACGCGCGTCCGCGCCTGCCGGATTATGTCGTCCTGAATTTCGCCGCGGTGGATACCGATGAGGTCGGTCGGCCAAGCCGGCGCCTGCTGGCCGATGAACTGCGCCATTTCGTCAGGGAGGATCGGTCCGAACTCGATCGTCCGCACCTGGAACTGTTTCAGTCCGCCGGTCCGCCTTGGAAGGCGCGCGCTCAGGAGGGTCTTGTGCTGACCGGCGGCGATCAGGTTCGGCTCATCGGAGATGTCCAGTTGGATCGGGAGGGGGACGGCCAGACCCGTCCGGTGCATCTGGAGACCGAACGGATCGATGTCTGGCGCAAGCAGGCGCTTGCGGAAACGGATCTTCCGGTCCGCATCCTCAGCGACGGCGACTCGCTGACCGCCAATGGCATGCGGCTCTGGTATACCGAGCCGACGCGGACCACCTTCCATGGCCGCGCCCGCATCCGGTTCGCGCCGGAGTCCGCGCCAGACGACGAGTTAACCCGGGAGACGCCGCCATGA
- the fusA gene encoding elongation factor G — translation MSDYNAEDVRNIALVGHAGSGKTTLVEALLAATGVIPSPGNVAKGTTVCDFDPLEKELQHSLDAAITSFSTGGKHINLIDTPGYPDFLGRSISVLPAVETAALVINAQSGIEPMSIRMMKAAQNRKLCRLIVVNQIDAPDLDLAGLTEQIRETFGAECLPINLPADGGKRVVDCFFQPTGEGADFTSVEDAHSHIIDQVVEVDEALMEVYLEQGQDLAPEQLHDPFETALRESHLIPVCFVSAQTGAGIPELLEILARLMPNPSEGNPPPFLKGEGATLLPVTVKPDPSLHVVAHVFKIINDPFRGKLGIFRIHQGRMTTGAQILIGDARKPFKVNHLYRLHGSELIEVSEGVPGDILAVSRVDDIHFDAVLHDSHEEDHFHLASLECPLPLFGLAINTAKRGDEQKLTDALHKLESEDPCFHLEHNAAANETIIRGLGELHLKVLLRRLTEQFHVEVETHPPSIPYRETIMGKAEGHHRHKKQTGGAGQFGEVYLRVEPNERGAGFEFIDAVVGGVIPGNFIPSIEKGVRQVLDEGAVAGYPLQDVKVTVYDGKFHPVDSKDIAFATAGRKAFVDAVLKAQPVILEPIVKIRITAQDSAMGDLAGDLSSRRGRINGSETKSRGRILLEGEAPLAELSGYDARLKAMTGGEGTYSIELSHYDPVPANIQKQMADAYQRAED, via the coding sequence ATGTCTGACTACAATGCCGAGGACGTCCGCAATATCGCACTGGTCGGCCACGCCGGCTCCGGTAAGACCACGTTGGTAGAGGCACTGCTCGCCGCCACCGGCGTCATCCCCAGCCCTGGAAACGTCGCCAAGGGGACCACCGTCTGCGACTTCGACCCGCTGGAAAAAGAACTGCAACACTCGCTGGACGCGGCTATCACGAGCTTCAGTACCGGCGGCAAACACATCAATCTAATCGACACCCCCGGCTACCCGGATTTCCTCGGACGCAGCATCTCGGTTCTGCCCGCCGTGGAGACCGCCGCCCTGGTCATCAATGCTCAGTCCGGCATCGAGCCAATGAGCATCCGCATGATGAAGGCCGCGCAGAACCGCAAGCTGTGCCGTCTCATCGTCGTCAACCAGATCGACGCCCCGGATCTCGACCTTGCCGGCCTGACCGAGCAGATCCGCGAGACCTTCGGCGCCGAGTGTCTGCCGATCAATCTGCCGGCCGACGGCGGCAAACGGGTCGTCGACTGCTTCTTCCAGCCGACCGGCGAGGGCGCCGATTTCACCTCGGTGGAAGATGCCCACAGCCACATTATCGATCAGGTCGTGGAAGTCGACGAGGCGCTGATGGAGGTGTATCTGGAGCAGGGCCAGGATCTGGCACCCGAACAGCTCCATGATCCCTTCGAGACCGCGCTGCGCGAGTCTCACCTGATCCCGGTCTGTTTCGTGTCCGCGCAGACCGGCGCAGGCATCCCCGAATTGTTGGAGATTCTGGCGCGGCTGATGCCCAACCCATCCGAAGGCAACCCGCCACCCTTCCTGAAAGGCGAAGGTGCCACGCTGCTGCCAGTGACCGTCAAGCCCGATCCGTCGCTGCATGTCGTGGCGCATGTCTTCAAGATCATCAACGATCCCTTCCGGGGCAAGCTCGGCATCTTCCGCATCCATCAGGGCCGCATGACGACGGGCGCTCAGATCCTGATCGGCGACGCCCGCAAGCCGTTCAAGGTCAATCATCTCTACCGACTGCATGGCAGCGAATTGATCGAGGTGAGCGAAGGCGTCCCCGGCGACATCCTCGCCGTCTCGCGGGTCGACGACATTCATTTCGACGCCGTGCTGCACGACTCACACGAAGAAGACCACTTCCACCTCGCCAGCCTGGAATGCCCGCTGCCGCTGTTCGGACTCGCCATCAACACCGCCAAGCGCGGCGACGAGCAGAAGCTGACCGACGCGCTGCATAAGCTGGAGTCGGAAGATCCCTGTTTCCATCTCGAACACAACGCCGCCGCCAACGAGACCATCATCCGCGGTCTTGGCGAGTTGCACCTCAAGGTGCTGCTGCGCCGGCTGACCGAACAATTCCATGTCGAGGTGGAGACTCACCCGCCGAGCATCCCGTACCGCGAGACCATCATGGGCAAGGCGGAGGGGCATCACCGGCACAAGAAGCAGACCGGTGGCGCGGGCCAGTTCGGCGAGGTCTATCTGCGGGTCGAGCCCAACGAACGCGGCGCCGGCTTCGAATTCATCGACGCGGTGGTCGGCGGCGTCATCCCAGGCAACTTCATCCCCTCGATCGAAAAGGGCGTGCGTCAGGTTTTGGATGAAGGCGCCGTCGCCGGTTATCCGCTCCAGGATGTCAAGGTCACCGTCTATGACGGCAAATTTCATCCCGTGGATTCCAAGGACATCGCCTTTGCCACCGCCGGTCGCAAGGCGTTCGTCGACGCCGTGCTCAAGGCCCAACCGGTCATCCTGGAACCGATCGTCAAGATCCGCATCACCGCCCAGGACAGCGCCATGGGCGATCTGGCGGGGGATCTGTCGAGCCGGCGCGGCCGCATCAACGGCAGCGAGACCAAGAGTCGCGGCCGCATCCTGCTCGAAGGCGAGGCGCCGCTAGCGGAGCTGTCGGGCTATGACGCCCGACTCAAGGCCATGACCGGCGGCGAGGGCACCTACAGTATCGAACTCAGTCATTACGACCCGGTGCCCGCCAACATCCAGAAGCAGATGGCCGACGCCTATCAGCGGGCGGAAGACTGA
- a CDS encoding IS5 family transposase: MSKAGRPPKIHEAEQAVLRQIVTDRPTSTLSEIARELAARTGIEAHEATIRKSLREAGVTRLRGESGLEAQARATPRRYGYTDAHRRHDPDQSYPSCLTDAEWDLVAALFEMPGGRGQPPRVSRRSILEACCYVVRTGCAWRMLPHDFAPWQNVYKTFRRWSAAGKFEQMHDRLRGQWREREGREIAPTAAVLDAQSTRGSPQGGPSGFDAGKQVKGRKRSLVVDTLGFVLAVSVVAANLQDRDAASGAVADAAAKYPQINTLFVDSAYAGQFAQTTEQTHAIRVEVVRHPANKSVGSWHVDGAPDRVVIANADGFVPLPKRWVVERTHAWNERARRLIMHHDRLPAVSETWVWLAEARILLRRLTTTV; this comes from the coding sequence ATGTCGAAAGCTGGTCGTCCCCCCAAGATTCACGAGGCGGAGCAAGCGGTATTGCGTCAAATTGTCACGGATCGCCCGACCTCCACGCTGTCAGAGATTGCCCGGGAACTCGCGGCACGGACGGGAATCGAGGCTCATGAAGCAACGATTCGCAAGTCCTTGCGGGAGGCGGGCGTCACGCGCCTCCGGGGCGAGAGTGGTCTCGAGGCGCAAGCGCGCGCAACGCCGCGTCGGTATGGGTATACGGATGCGCATCGTCGCCACGACCCCGACCAAAGCTACCCAAGTTGTCTGACCGATGCGGAGTGGGACTTGGTCGCCGCTCTCTTTGAGATGCCGGGCGGGCGGGGTCAACCGCCCCGCGTGTCGCGCCGGAGCATCCTGGAGGCGTGTTGCTACGTGGTGCGCACGGGGTGCGCGTGGCGGATGCTGCCGCACGATTTCGCGCCTTGGCAGAATGTCTACAAGACGTTTCGCCGTTGGAGTGCGGCTGGGAAGTTTGAGCAGATGCATGATCGACTGCGGGGGCAATGGCGCGAACGCGAGGGGCGTGAGATCGCGCCGACGGCGGCGGTGCTGGATGCGCAATCGACCCGCGGCTCGCCGCAGGGTGGACCGAGCGGCTTTGATGCGGGCAAGCAGGTCAAGGGGCGCAAGCGCAGCCTGGTGGTCGATACCTTGGGGTTCGTGTTGGCGGTGAGCGTGGTCGCGGCCAATCTTCAGGACCGCGATGCCGCCTCGGGCGCCGTCGCTGACGCGGCCGCCAAGTACCCCCAGATCAACACGCTGTTTGTCGATAGCGCCTACGCCGGTCAATTTGCCCAAACCACCGAGCAGACCCACGCGATCCGCGTGGAAGTCGTGCGCCATCCAGCCAACAAAAGCGTTGGCTCCTGGCACGTGGACGGGGCGCCTGACCGAGTGGTGATCGCCAACGCCGACGGCTTCGTTCCGCTGCCGAAGCGCTGGGTTGTCGAGCGCACCCATGCGTGGAATGAGCGTGCCCGTCGATTGATCATGCATCATGACCGTCTGCCAGCGGTCTCCGAAACCTGGGTTTGGCTGGCGGAGGCGCGCATCCTGCTGCGGCGGTTGACCACAACGGTTTGA
- a CDS encoding YbhB/YbcL family Raf kinase inhibitor-like protein, with translation MALVLNSDAFVDGDPIPRRFTCEGEDVSPPLTWDNLPVGTESLVLIVDDPDAPDPAAPRMVWDHWVLYNLPATSPGLPEGVASAALPAGTGEGINSWGRTGYGGPCPPIGRHRYFHRLYALDARLPSELGNPGKDDLLLAMDEHILAHAELVGTYEKQA, from the coding sequence ATGGCACTGGTTCTCAACTCCGATGCATTTGTCGATGGCGATCCGATTCCGCGTCGATTCACCTGCGAGGGTGAGGATGTCTCGCCGCCGTTGACTTGGGACAACCTGCCGGTCGGCACCGAAAGTCTGGTCCTGATCGTCGATGACCCGGATGCTCCCGATCCCGCCGCCCCACGCATGGTTTGGGACCATTGGGTGCTCTATAACCTGCCCGCGACCTCTCCGGGGCTGCCGGAGGGCGTGGCGTCCGCTGCCTTGCCGGCGGGGACTGGCGAGGGGATCAACAGTTGGGGGCGCACCGGCTACGGCGGTCCCTGTCCGCCCATCGGCCGGCATCGCTATTTCCATCGGCTCTACGCGCTGGATGCCCGCCTGCCGTCCGAGCTGGGCAATCCCGGCAAGGACGACCTTCTGCTGGCGATGGACGAGCACATTCTCGCCCATGCCGAGCTGGTGGGAACCTACGAAAAACAGGCTTGA
- a CDS encoding LytR/AlgR family response regulator transcription factor — translation MRILVVDDDSSARDQLRHLLAEFDGDHALAGEAADGWEAISCCRSQPIDLVLLDARMPGMSGTEVVRRLAQLDAPPAVILMAADEPSTSAVTGSQGAACLPKPVQRERLEEELARISRQLNQSAVPVVGVESPVAPYPGRRRQISARYRGQVCTAPVRDILFLRADQKYVAIRHPGGELLVDESLRTFEQEFGDLFVRIHRNALVARARLVGLEKTGQGHFQARLSDCDERLPVSRRHVAKVRRWLRERTLEPSE, via the coding sequence ATGCGGATTCTGGTTGTTGACGATGATTCCTCCGCCCGAGACCAGCTCCGGCATCTGCTCGCCGAGTTCGATGGCGATCATGCGCTGGCCGGAGAGGCCGCGGACGGGTGGGAGGCGATTTCCTGCTGCCGGTCGCAGCCGATCGATCTCGTTCTGCTGGATGCGCGAATGCCCGGCATGAGCGGGACCGAGGTCGTCCGGCGACTGGCTCAACTAGACGCGCCGCCAGCGGTCATTCTGATGGCGGCCGACGAACCGTCAACCTCAGCCGTCACAGGTAGTCAGGGGGCGGCCTGTCTGCCCAAACCCGTACAGCGCGAACGATTGGAAGAGGAACTCGCACGGATCAGCCGTCAGTTGAACCAGTCAGCCGTCCCGGTGGTTGGAGTCGAATCCCCGGTCGCCCCGTATCCGGGCCGTCGTCGCCAGATCAGCGCGCGCTATCGCGGTCAAGTGTGTACGGCGCCAGTCCGCGACATCCTCTTTCTGCGGGCGGATCAGAAATATGTCGCGATTCGCCATCCCGGCGGCGAATTGCTGGTCGACGAATCGCTACGCACCTTCGAGCAGGAATTCGGGGATCTTTTTGTGCGCATTCATCGCAATGCACTGGTGGCGCGCGCGCGGCTGGTCGGTTTGGAGAAAACCGGTCAGGGTCACTTTCAGGCAAGATTGAGCGACTGCGACGAACGCCTGCCCGTGAGCCGTCGACATGTGGCGAAGGTCCGCCGTTGGCTGCGCGAGCGAACCCTTGAACCATCAGAATGA
- a CDS encoding CPBP family intramembrane glutamic endopeptidase yields MRATLQFFLYLLVCLILAALLAPALLATGWIDLEPQRAMGRLAQIFMLLGIWPLLRWLSLADRGALGYAVSGRVWRRSVGLGWLQGVAILLALVLVLLALDIRIPDPNPWPGIAGKAAQALIGGLLIGFLEETFFRGALYSAIRRRDGMRSAIVWSALLYALVHFMKPGALPAGMVFDWTGALWMFAHVFGDLFQWNNLDSMVALFCVGVFLALVRERTGQIGWCIGLHAGWVFVIQMTRRVTDGNDASNVAFLVGEYDGTIGWLAALWIGLLAFGFWTLTRRSF; encoded by the coding sequence ATGCGCGCGACCCTTCAATTTTTCCTCTATCTCCTCGTCTGCCTGATTCTGGCTGCGCTGCTCGCCCCCGCGCTGCTGGCGACCGGCTGGATCGATCTGGAGCCCCAGCGGGCGATGGGCCGTCTCGCCCAGATCTTCATGCTGCTCGGCATCTGGCCTTTGCTGCGCTGGCTGTCGCTCGCCGATCGCGGTGCGCTGGGCTATGCCGTGAGCGGGCGGGTCTGGCGCCGCTCGGTGGGACTGGGCTGGTTGCAGGGCGTGGCAATTCTGCTGGCCCTGGTGCTGGTTCTGCTCGCGCTGGACATCCGGATTCCGGACCCGAATCCCTGGCCAGGCATTGCCGGTAAAGCCGCGCAGGCGCTGATCGGCGGTTTGCTGATCGGATTTCTGGAGGAAACCTTTTTTCGCGGCGCGCTCTATAGCGCGATCCGGCGCCGCGACGGCATGCGCTCCGCCATCGTCTGGTCCGCGCTGCTCTACGCCCTGGTGCACTTCATGAAACCGGGCGCGCTGCCCGCCGGCATGGTCTTCGACTGGACCGGTGCGCTCTGGATGTTCGCCCATGTCTTCGGCGATCTCTTTCAATGGAACAACCTGGATTCCATGGTCGCGCTCTTTTGCGTGGGCGTGTTCCTGGCGCTGGTTCGCGAGCGCACCGGGCAAATCGGCTGGTGTATCGGGCTGCATGCCGGCTGGGTCTTCGTGATCCAGATGACACGCCGGGTCACGGACGGCAACGATGCGTCCAACGTCGCCTTTCTGGTGGGCGAGTATGACGGCACCATCGGCTGGCTCGCGGCGCTTTGGATCGGGCTGTTGGCCTTTGGCTTTTGGACGCTCACGCGCCGGTCATTCTGA
- a CDS encoding Cof-type HAD-IIB family hydrolase codes for MYKLIVSDLDGTLLNAEHRLGDYTREILSALRRQGIEIMLASGRHYQDIRGLSGRLGGPDGLISSNGAAVHDRLDQLLHCRAIDPDCLPFLLSGPAFARAQTNVYRIDDWVVETPEPSLLQYHRESGFAYRVSDFAALDDAPVLKVFYFHDDAAYLRGLERLILDGHGDRLTITYSLPNVLEVMAQGVSKGAALARALEQRGIQPANVIAFGDGRNDLEMLRDVGKGVLMGNAAPELKDALPDLEVIGSNTDESVARYLARAFQFQVDDTL; via the coding sequence ATGTACAAACTCATCGTTTCGGATCTCGACGGAACCCTGCTCAATGCCGAGCATCGGCTGGGCGATTATACCCGCGAGATCTTGAGCGCCCTGCGGCGGCAGGGGATCGAGATCATGCTCGCCTCCGGGCGTCATTATCAAGACATCCGCGGACTTTCCGGGCGGTTGGGTGGTCCGGACGGCCTGATTTCCAGCAATGGCGCGGCGGTACATGACCGCCTGGACCAGCTGCTGCATTGCCGTGCGATCGACCCCGATTGCCTCCCCTTTCTGTTGTCCGGTCCGGCCTTCGCTCGGGCGCAGACGAATGTGTACCGGATCGACGACTGGGTCGTCGAGACGCCTGAACCGAGCCTGCTCCAGTATCACCGGGAATCAGGTTTCGCCTATCGAGTCAGCGACTTCGCCGCGCTCGACGACGCGCCCGTGCTGAAGGTCTTCTATTTCCATGACGACGCTGCGTATCTGCGCGGCCTGGAGCGTCTGATCCTTGATGGTCATGGCGACCGGCTCACCATCACCTATTCGCTCCCGAACGTGCTGGAAGTCATGGCCCAGGGGGTTTCCAAGGGCGCGGCGCTCGCCCGCGCGCTGGAGCAGCGTGGCATCCAACCCGCGAACGTGATCGCCTTCGGCGACGGTCGTAACGATCTGGAAATGCTGCGCGACGTGGGTAAAGGGGTCTTGATGGGCAACGCCGCGCCGGAGTTGAAAGACGCGTTGCCCGATTTGGAGGTGATCGGATCGAACACGGATGAATCGGTTGCCCGCTATCTGGCTCGTGCCTTCCAGTTCCAGGTTGACGACACACTTTAA
- a CDS encoding KpsF/GutQ family sugar-phosphate isomerase, with product MTKERRQLGARQASLAPGEAEKIQALGRAVIETEAAAVAALAGRIDADFVTACRFMLACEGRIVVLGMGKSGHIGGKIAATLASTGSPAFFVHPGEASHGDLGMITPRDVVLAISNSGETEEFLTILPILKRLGVPMITMTGRRDSTLAREADASLDIGVASEACPLGLAPTSSTTAALAMGDALAIALLESRGFTAEDFARSHPAGSLGRRLLLHVGEIMHRGERLPSVTLGTSLLETLDEMSHKGLGMTAVVDADGTLAGIFTDGDLRRALDRGISVHRTAIDEVMTRQCATVAAEALAAEALQLMESRSINGLLVLDPNRRPIGALNMHDLLRAGVV from the coding sequence ATGACCAAAGAACGACGACAACTGGGCGCGCGACAGGCCAGCCTCGCGCCAGGGGAGGCGGAGAAGATTCAGGCGCTCGGGCGCGCGGTGATCGAGACCGAGGCCGCCGCGGTCGCCGCGCTAGCGGGACGGATTGACGCCGACTTTGTGACTGCCTGCCGCTTCATGCTCGCCTGCGAGGGTCGCATCGTGGTCCTCGGCATGGGCAAATCGGGGCACATCGGCGGCAAGATCGCCGCGACTCTGGCCAGTACGGGGAGCCCGGCCTTTTTCGTCCATCCCGGCGAGGCGAGCCACGGCGACCTGGGGATGATTACCCCGCGCGATGTGGTGCTCGCCATTTCCAATTCCGGCGAGACCGAGGAATTCCTGACCATCCTGCCGATTCTCAAGCGGCTGGGGGTGCCGATGATCACCATGACCGGCCGCCGCGACTCCACCCTCGCCCGAGAGGCTGACGCGAGCCTGGATATCGGCGTGGCGAGCGAGGCCTGCCCGCTGGGGCTCGCGCCCACGTCGAGCACGACCGCCGCGTTGGCGATGGGCGACGCGCTGGCGATCGCGTTGCTCGAAAGTCGCGGATTCACCGCCGAGGACTTCGCTCGCTCGCACCCGGCCGGCAGTCTCGGACGTCGACTGTTGCTGCATGTCGGCGAGATCATGCATCGGGGCGAACGGCTGCCGAGCGTGACGCTCGGCACCTCGCTGCTGGAAACCCTGGATGAGATGTCGCACAAGGGGCTGGGGATGACCGCGGTGGTCGATGCCGATGGCACCCTGGCCGGGATCTTTACCGATGGCGATCTCCGGCGCGCGCTCGATCGCGGGATCTCGGTCCACCGGACAGCGATCGACGAGGTGATGACGCGCCAGTGCGCGACCGTCGCCGCCGAGGCGCTCGCGGCCGAGGCGCTCCAGCTCATGGAGTCCAGGTCGATCAACGGACTGCTGGTGCTCGACCCGAACCGGCGCCCGATCGGAGCCTTGAACATGCACGATCTGCTCAGGGCTGGGGTGGTTTGA
- the lptB gene encoding LPS export ABC transporter ATP-binding protein, producing MTALHAERLKKSYRGRQVLQDVSVAVNPGEVVGLLGPNGAGKTTCFYLIVGLIAADQGRILLNDRDITRLPMHARARAGLSYLAQEPSVFRKLTARENILAILETRRDLKRPERERQCERLLEELGIAHVSDSLALSLSGGERRRLEIARALAVDPIVMLLDEPFAGVDPIAVGDIKAIVSHLRDRRIGVLITDHNVRETLDICDRSYIISAGTVIAAGVPADLLANQQARDVYLGADFSM from the coding sequence TTGACCGCGCTGCATGCCGAACGACTGAAAAAGAGTTACCGCGGTCGCCAGGTGTTGCAGGACGTCAGCGTCGCCGTGAATCCAGGCGAGGTGGTGGGGCTGCTCGGACCCAACGGGGCCGGGAAGACCACCTGCTTCTATCTCATCGTCGGTCTGATCGCCGCGGATCAGGGCCGCATCCTGCTGAACGATCGCGATATCACGCGGCTGCCGATGCATGCGCGCGCGCGCGCCGGACTGAGCTATCTGGCTCAGGAGCCCTCGGTGTTTCGCAAACTCACCGCGCGCGAGAACATCCTGGCGATCCTGGAGACGCGCCGGGATCTCAAGCGTCCCGAGCGCGAGCGACAGTGCGAGCGACTGCTCGAAGAGCTGGGGATCGCGCATGTGAGCGATTCGCTCGCGCTCAGTCTCTCGGGCGGGGAGCGCAGGCGTCTGGAGATTGCTCGCGCCTTGGCCGTGGACCCGATCGTCATGTTGCTGGACGAACCCTTCGCCGGGGTCGATCCCATCGCGGTCGGCGACATCAAGGCCATCGTCTCCCATCTGCGCGACCGTCGGATCGGGGTGCTCATCACCGACCACAATGTGCGCGAGACGCTCGACATTTGCGACCGCAGCTACATCATCAGCGCCGGGACGGTGATCGCCGCCGGGGTGCCGGCCGATCTGCTCGCCAACCAGCAGGCACGGGATGTCTATCTGGGCGCCGATTTTTCCATGTAG
- the lptA gene encoding lipopolysaccharide transport periplasmic protein LptA, producing MSILAPCRRRSLPAIWLKASMPRPVRRALFMAVCLAASIWTPAWALQEDAQQPIFIEADDVEVRETDSISVYVGNVQVDQGSMRLLADHVTVYHREDRQPRFFVALGAPAKYRQQLDNRQGEVQAFARRMEYDADKDELILIGEGLLIQGADRLASERIIYDRARARFRAGGSERVKITITPQSR from the coding sequence ATGAGCATCCTCGCACCCTGTCGGCGGCGGTCCTTACCCGCGATCTGGCTCAAGGCAAGCATGCCGCGCCCCGTCCGGCGCGCACTGTTCATGGCCGTCTGCCTGGCCGCCAGCATCTGGACGCCGGCTTGGGCGCTCCAGGAGGACGCCCAACAGCCCATCTTCATCGAGGCCGATGATGTCGAGGTGCGCGAGACCGACAGCATCAGCGTCTATGTCGGCAATGTCCAGGTTGATCAGGGCAGCATGCGGCTGCTCGCCGACCATGTGACCGTTTACCATCGGGAAGACCGTCAACCCAGATTTTTCGTCGCGTTGGGAGCGCCGGCCAAGTATCGACAGCAACTCGACAACCGCCAGGGCGAGGTCCAGGCGTTCGCCAGGCGGATGGAATACGATGCCGACAAGGACGAATTGATCCTGATCGGCGAGGGTCTGCTGATCCAGGGCGCGGATCGACTCGCCAGCGAACGGATCATCTACGACCGCGCGCGGGCGCGGTTTCGCGCCGGCGGCTCGGAACGGGTCAAGATCACCATCACCCCGCAATCGCGCTAA
- the kdsC gene encoding 3-deoxy-manno-octulosonate-8-phosphatase KdsC, which produces MQDIQERAARIRLVIFDVDGVLTDGSLFLGDDGQEYKAFHSRDGLGMTLLLDAGIRLAVITGRTSKVVRMRMESLGISDVYQGYRDKLPAYEELKQRLSLTDDLIAYVGDDVVDLPIMRRVGLAVAVGDAHPRVQQHAHWRTRAGGGQGAAREVCEFILDAQGALDRAMSRFQ; this is translated from the coding sequence ATGCAGGACATTCAAGAACGCGCCGCCCGCATCCGTCTGGTGATCTTCGATGTCGACGGGGTGCTGACCGATGGCAGTCTCTTCCTCGGCGACGACGGTCAGGAATACAAGGCGTTTCACTCCCGCGACGGACTCGGCATGACCCTGCTCCTGGATGCCGGCATCCGTCTGGCGGTGATTACCGGGCGTACCTCGAAGGTTGTGCGGATGCGCATGGAAAGTCTCGGGATCTCCGATGTGTACCAGGGCTACCGGGATAAATTGCCGGCCTATGAGGAACTTAAGCAGCGCCTTTCGTTGACGGACGATCTGATTGCCTATGTGGGCGACGATGTGGTGGATCTGCCGATCATGCGTCGGGTCGGTCTGGCGGTCGCCGTCGGCGACGCCCATCCGCGGGTCCAGCAGCATGCCCACTGGCGCACCCGTGCCGGCGGCGGGCAGGGCGCGGCGCGCGAAGTCTGCGAATTCATCCTGGATGCCCAGGGCGCTCTGGATCGAGCCATGAGTCGTTTCCAATGA